In Paenibacillus hexagrammi, the following are encoded in one genomic region:
- a CDS encoding transposase, protein MKALKKPKYRDLQLSECAGAPILRTLWERFDISLLLTQSGMMKRSGTPSWLLCFLYVVGLISNCSSVVQMADLAQKDSLLKVMFKPWKLAQYTMSRFFTTSFPWKTFGKKRIERLQQDGQTRLKEGDVINLDDTHCAHPYAKQLPFLSWLFDHSTKTYSWAMNLVVIQAVLQSGLEYPLFYSIWHKPETKGEGLTKLDLAKQMLLMLRESVKCRLWVAMDRWYLCKDFFVFLESNQFDWVTKAKRNTALFRREIEPLTRRERYVPLTPNMLIREVFKKLTSHRTSGLVSIAIPDIYMKQPYTVTNRKGKQVTKQRYVQIAAVAAMRLKEDELSIHVESTEDDESPATYRGAYLLISNRYDAPKEATQTYVKRWRIEVFFRTAKQELAFEKCHSESEAHHHAHFELLFTAETLLGVALFEMNKEKTSGDEGCTHGEMVRSLFHTRCQTRKRTYKGHERIYVDFDIEVKRFARLIRLFWPQHYLMLLWVTPKPQNYQVLPRGA, encoded by the coding sequence ATGAAAGCGTTAAAAAAACCGAAATATCGGGATTTACAATTGAGTGAATGTGCGGGCGCCCCTATCTTGCGTACCCTTTGGGAGAGGTTTGATATTTCGCTCCTCTTAACTCAGTCTGGCATGATGAAGCGTAGCGGAACGCCGTCCTGGTTGCTATGTTTTCTCTATGTGGTGGGTCTCATTTCTAATTGCTCTTCCGTTGTTCAAATGGCCGATTTGGCTCAAAAGGACTCTTTATTAAAAGTTATGTTTAAGCCATGGAAACTTGCGCAGTATACCATGAGCCGTTTTTTTACGACTTCGTTTCCATGGAAAACATTTGGTAAAAAGCGAATTGAGCGCCTTCAGCAGGATGGGCAAACAAGGCTGAAAGAAGGGGATGTCATAAATCTAGATGACACGCATTGTGCGCATCCGTATGCTAAACAACTCCCTTTTTTATCATGGCTTTTTGATCATTCTACGAAAACATATTCATGGGCGATGAATTTGGTTGTCATTCAAGCTGTCTTACAAAGTGGGCTAGAGTATCCCTTGTTCTATTCGATTTGGCATAAACCTGAAACCAAAGGTGAGGGTCTTACGAAGTTGGATCTCGCCAAGCAAATGCTCTTGATGCTGCGTGAATCCGTGAAATGCCGATTATGGGTAGCCATGGACCGTTGGTATTTGTGTAAGGATTTTTTCGTGTTCCTGGAGTCAAATCAGTTTGATTGGGTAACCAAAGCCAAGCGAAATACGGCTTTATTTCGAAGGGAAATCGAGCCTCTTACTCGAAGAGAGCGTTACGTACCGTTGACTCCCAATATGCTTATTCGAGAAGTGTTTAAGAAGCTAACAAGTCACAGAACATCAGGTCTGGTATCCATCGCAATTCCAGATATCTATATGAAACAGCCCTATACCGTAACCAATCGTAAAGGAAAACAAGTCACCAAACAAAGATATGTTCAGATTGCCGCTGTTGCCGCCATGCGTTTAAAGGAAGACGAACTCTCGATACATGTAGAATCTACGGAAGATGACGAATCCCCAGCTACATACAGAGGGGCTTATCTTCTCATTAGTAACCGCTACGATGCACCGAAGGAAGCTACACAGACGTATGTGAAACGCTGGCGTATTGAGGTGTTTTTTCGAACTGCTAAGCAGGAACTGGCTTTTGAAAAGTGCCACTCCGAATCCGAAGCGCATCACCATGCCCACTTCGAGCTATTATTTACAGCGGAGACCTTGCTGGGCGTTGCCTTATTTGAAATGAACAAAGAAAAAACGAGTGGAGATGAAGGCTGCACCCACGGCGAAATGGTCCGCAGCCTTTTCCACACTCGTTGCCAAACTCGCAAAAGAACCTACAAAGGTCATGAGCGAATCTACGTTGATTTTGACATAGAAGTGAAACGTTTTGCAAGACTTATTCGATTATTTTGGCCACAGCATTATTTAATGCTTCTTTGGG
- a CDS encoding carbohydrate-binding protein gives MTANEANEYTVQNIFQGTDAWDPTLFGTLPRGAQPPAAPTELSISYQNGATASLGDTPLRLLWNIVPGASSYNVYRSSSPDGGYSQIASGLQSEVTTPVTTVEAENYNAMDGVKLETTSDVGGGQDVGYIDAGDWMDYAVDMPADGFYTIKLRVSAPDSGKQLQVKSSDGTVLGTVDVPLTGGWQNWDTVNAIVALQAGPQTLRVSSVTGKFNLNWIEIDQGLEGKVKFTDTVVNTGTPYSYTVTAVNENGESAFSSAASLSSAEVSFDRNMLNQANIQVSVQIQGEAVTSITNGSYTLVQDKDFSIADPMFTINKSYLKQLPLGTNTLVFTFDSGRTIPFEIQVSNTSILPSQTISNVMPLHLYTFEGIAPYLPSIVPVTYTDTSEKALPVVWNSVSPASYASAGNFTVQGTIKGMDIVVDADVTVQTKSSVNYATGGDDLQSYVTGLPFDMPNMTLYTFPDKDFNIVDYGAVGDGVTKNTSAINQAIIAASANPGGGRVIVPAGVWYTGPIVMQNNVNLHLEDGATILFSSDLDDFLQVNGPIRHQLNASGVTNIAVTGNGVFDGNGQYWRPVKKSKVTTTQWNYLLSMGGVLSEDESMWYPSEQAVDVARPILLNIADSKNVLVDGPTFMNGPVYAGSFTRVQNLVIRNTTANNDWWFQNGDGLDVTSSQNVVMYHNTVNAGDDDIGMKASGDPSSIQTQTNVVVANNIVFRGHGGVSFGSNTSGGFKNLAFLNNQYIGTDTGINIKSYVGGGGPIENLYFDGIHMDNILGSAISFSDFYTGHNDTVDNAQLGVDKRVPELKQISISNITVNGADQAVTIDALQNVPVHDIVFTNVKMTSNTGWVSNNIADVQLNHVQIVPATGVIYDMSNASNVWFNHVDVPTGTSTFLRLTGNYANNIILQNTEYANARFPWQLGTGISPAAIVIPEVITIPQAPAHLTAITGASQVYLSWNAVAGADQYVVKRSLTSGTDYQTVASNVTSNAFYESGMVEGTYYYVVTAVNSAGESIPSDEASVNIQAPSETVPLAVISGGTTALVDREFELVYGLNHDSMTSNANTPVVRQSFTMTYDPEQIHFVSAESLVDGLALTSIENDQTAGKVTFIMTSGTAGVVPHGDMMRIKWNAVGLEHPGDSKTILRLKEMEIQDVHGTISMVADTIHSMDVLIDKAALSSQISSSDSLASESYTTSSWALLQSYLTSAKEIQSNLLATQAQVNAAVSNLQAARARLEFQPSKSVLGSNMESAQTVLDASSIGVRWGQYPQAAHDTLAAAIAKAAEVFNRAGADGTEVSQAAQEVNSAREDFLAAMNSVASVGDLGIISAHNGVDSTDSSWSEIQRYDINHDNRIDIIDLAAIAQKF, from the coding sequence TTGACGGCAAACGAAGCCAATGAATATACCGTACAAAACATCTTCCAAGGAACAGATGCTTGGGATCCAACGTTATTCGGCACCCTTCCTAGGGGAGCACAGCCGCCTGCTGCTCCAACAGAGTTGTCCATTTCGTATCAAAATGGCGCAACAGCATCCCTGGGAGATACACCGCTCCGTCTGCTATGGAACATCGTTCCTGGTGCTAGCAGCTACAATGTATATCGCAGTTCCAGTCCTGACGGAGGCTACTCGCAAATCGCAAGCGGTTTGCAGTCAGAGGTGACGACGCCAGTTACGACAGTTGAAGCTGAGAATTACAACGCAATGGATGGGGTAAAGCTTGAAACGACGTCCGATGTTGGCGGCGGTCAAGATGTTGGCTATATCGACGCAGGAGATTGGATGGATTATGCAGTCGATATGCCTGCTGATGGATTCTATACGATAAAATTACGTGTGTCAGCTCCAGACAGCGGGAAGCAGCTGCAAGTAAAATCAAGTGATGGCACTGTACTGGGCACAGTCGACGTACCATTAACTGGCGGTTGGCAGAATTGGGATACGGTTAATGCCATTGTAGCCTTACAAGCAGGTCCCCAAACACTTCGTGTTTCCTCTGTAACGGGGAAATTCAACTTAAATTGGATCGAGATCGATCAGGGATTGGAAGGAAAGGTCAAATTCACGGATACGGTGGTCAACACCGGAACTCCCTATTCCTATACCGTAACTGCGGTCAATGAAAATGGTGAAAGTGCATTCTCAAGCGCAGCATCGTTGTCAAGCGCAGAAGTGTCGTTTGATCGCAACATGTTGAATCAAGCCAATATTCAAGTTTCGGTCCAGATTCAAGGTGAAGCTGTAACATCGATTACGAACGGATCGTATACATTAGTGCAAGATAAAGATTTCTCAATTGCAGATCCTATGTTTACAATCAATAAATCCTATTTGAAGCAACTGCCTTTAGGTACAAATACGTTAGTATTTACGTTCGATTCAGGCAGAACTATTCCTTTTGAGATTCAGGTAAGCAATACATCCATATTGCCCAGCCAAACAATCTCGAATGTCATGCCGCTTCATCTCTATACATTTGAAGGGATAGCGCCCTACTTGCCTTCCATCGTTCCTGTCACCTACACGGATACTTCTGAGAAGGCGCTGCCTGTCGTATGGAATAGCGTAAGTCCGGCCTCATATGCAAGTGCGGGAAACTTTACCGTTCAAGGTACGATAAAAGGAATGGATATAGTGGTTGACGCAGATGTAACTGTCCAAACCAAATCTTCAGTGAACTATGCTACCGGCGGTGACGATCTGCAGTCATACGTAACAGGGTTACCTTTCGACATGCCAAACATGACACTGTATACGTTTCCTGATAAGGACTTCAACATCGTGGACTATGGCGCAGTGGGAGACGGAGTAACGAAGAATACCTCAGCAATTAACCAGGCGATTATAGCCGCTTCAGCCAATCCTGGCGGTGGCCGCGTTATTGTTCCTGCCGGTGTTTGGTATACGGGGCCTATTGTGATGCAGAACAATGTGAATCTTCATCTGGAAGACGGTGCGACCATCTTATTCAGCTCTGACCTGGATGACTTTTTACAAGTGAATGGCCCGATCAGACATCAGTTGAATGCATCAGGTGTAACGAACATTGCGGTCACCGGCAATGGAGTATTTGACGGCAATGGTCAATACTGGAGACCTGTCAAGAAGAGCAAGGTTACGACTACACAATGGAATTATTTGCTTTCCATGGGTGGAGTACTGAGCGAAGATGAAAGTATGTGGTATCCGTCCGAGCAAGCTGTTGATGTGGCTAGACCCATATTGCTTAATATTGCAGATAGTAAAAATGTTCTTGTCGACGGTCCCACATTCATGAACGGCCCTGTATATGCCGGCAGCTTCACCAGAGTTCAAAATCTTGTAATCAGAAATACAACGGCCAACAATGACTGGTGGTTCCAGAATGGTGATGGTCTGGATGTGACTTCTTCACAAAATGTCGTGATGTACCATAACACAGTGAATGCCGGGGATGACGACATCGGAATGAAGGCCAGCGGTGATCCAAGCTCCATCCAAACTCAAACGAATGTGGTTGTCGCCAACAATATCGTTTTCCGCGGACATGGTGGCGTTTCATTCGGGAGCAACACCTCGGGCGGCTTTAAAAATCTAGCCTTCCTTAACAATCAATACATCGGTACGGATACCGGCATTAACATCAAATCTTATGTCGGCGGCGGCGGACCGATCGAAAACCTTTATTTCGATGGCATCCATATGGACAATATTCTTGGTTCTGCCATTAGCTTCAGTGATTTCTATACAGGCCATAACGATACTGTAGATAACGCCCAACTTGGCGTTGATAAGCGTGTGCCGGAATTGAAACAGATTTCAATCAGTAATATTACTGTGAATGGCGCCGATCAGGCAGTAACCATTGACGCGCTTCAAAATGTACCGGTTCATGATATTGTTTTCACGAATGTGAAGATGACATCGAATACCGGTTGGGTATCCAACAATATTGCGGATGTGCAGCTAAATCATGTACAAATTGTTCCTGCAACAGGCGTAATCTACGACATGAGCAATGCGTCGAATGTTTGGTTCAATCATGTGGATGTCCCGACAGGAACGAGCACATTCCTGCGACTAACAGGTAATTATGCAAACAATATTATTTTGCAGAATACGGAATACGCCAATGCCAGATTCCCTTGGCAGTTGGGGACAGGGATTAGCCCTGCAGCTATCGTGATTCCTGAGGTGATCACGATCCCGCAAGCGCCAGCCCATCTTACTGCCATCACTGGGGCATCCCAAGTGTACTTATCCTGGAATGCCGTTGCCGGGGCGGATCAATATGTGGTGAAACGCAGTCTAACCAGCGGTACGGATTACCAAACAGTTGCCTCTAACGTAACAAGCAATGCTTTTTATGAATCCGGGATGGTTGAGGGAACTTACTACTATGTGGTTACAGCCGTAAACTCCGCTGGCGAAAGCATTCCTTCCGATGAAGCTAGCGTAAACATCCAAGCTCCATCGGAAACAGTACCATTGGCTGTCATTAGTGGAGGAACTACTGCCTTAGTAGATCGAGAATTTGAGCTCGTATATGGGCTTAATCATGACAGTATGACAAGTAATGCGAATACACCTGTTGTTCGCCAGAGCTTCACCATGACGTATGATCCGGAGCAGATTCACTTTGTTTCGGCTGAGTCGCTGGTAGATGGGCTTGCATTGACATCCATCGAAAACGACCAAACGGCTGGAAAAGTTACATTTATCATGACAAGTGGTACAGCTGGGGTCGTCCCTCATGGTGATATGATGAGAATCAAGTGGAATGCAGTCGGGTTGGAACATCCAGGCGATTCGAAAACAATTCTTCGACTCAAAGAGATGGAAATCCAAGATGTACATGGTACGATCTCGATGGTTGCGGACACCATTCATTCGATGGATGTACTTATTGATAAAGCAGCGTTAAGCAGCCAAATTTCATCGTCGGATTCTCTGGCTTCCGAGAGTTATACCACTTCTTCGTGGGCACTTCTTCAAAGCTACTTGACTTCGGCTAAGGAGATTCAGAGCAACCTGCTGGCAACGCAAGCCCAAGTCAATGCGGCGGTAAGCAATTTGCAAGCGGCTAGGGCACGATTAGAATTCCAGCCCTCCAAGTCGGTTCTTGGCTCAAATATGGAAAGTGCGCAAACGGTACTTGACGCTTCTTCCATTGGGGTTCGATGGGGGCAATATCCTCAGGCGGCACACGATACACTGGCTGCTGCCATTGCCAAGGCTGCCGAAGTATTCAACCGTGCAGGCGCAGATGGTACTGAAGTTAGTCAAGCCGCACAAGAGGTTAATTCTGCCCGAGAAGATTTCTTGGCAGCTATGAATTCAGTTGCTAGCGTAGGTGACCTGGGTATCATCTCCGCACATAATGGAGTCGACTCGACCGACAGCAGCTGGTCTGAAATTCAACGGTACGATATCAACCATGATAACCGAATCGACATTATTGACTTAGCGGCGATTGCGCAGAAGTTCTAA
- a CDS encoding pectinesterase family protein: MVVASPFMGKGASIRRLFAIVLVSVLLFSLLPAYSSASAAAAVDIPGQIEAENWTAMNGVQAEASSDTGGGQDVAYIDAGDWLEYTINVPSTGTYQVDFRVSSKYTDRSFQLLDSNSSVLTNVYVPNTRAFQTWTTISLPVQLNAGTQNVRISTSTGGFNLNWLAFTSIDAATFPKAAPGIIEAEAWDGMSDVRTESTSDTGGGLNVSYIDTGDWLTYMVNVTNPGTYTVDYRVASPTGGEIQLQDQTSTVTSAVYVPNTTGYQNWTTISTTATLSAGIQSIRIYAKTGGFNLNWIKFTAIEAPPPTPTPTSSGTIPGQIDAVNWYEMNGVQTETTTDSGSGTVVDYIDDGDWMDYNVDVATTDFYSVDLRVASKSGGGKVQFMDQQGTVLSTVEIPATGNWSWWTTVNTTIHLEAGSQILRIAAVKGGFNFNWMNFTVKSFTPDGMYSIAGNTTATIGWSPVAKALSYNVKRSTAVDGPYQQLENVSANTFNDSNLQNNTTYYYQVSAVTSYGESSYSTPVAVTPLSVAAYVLQGTARDSQISLQWDAVDRAESYDVLRSDNGGDTYQSLATGVSATTYTDAGLTDGTNYQYVIQAKSSSGIIGNSNVIEMTPVVPIDRPDGLTANEGNSSVTLTWSAVPGAASYTVKRSTLSGRSYAVVADNVTDLTFKDETVTNDTTYYYVVSANSSSTTSMNSDQVAAYPFHLKDGAPSKPENVKVVPGSNRVALQWSEVAGAATYSIKRATTYEGPYETIASVSETSFTDMGLTNGTTYFYSVSAVNDQGEGNRSNVRSATPANVIIVAKDGTGDFTTVTDAINSISGSNTTRQVIFMKNGVYKEKLTINKPFVSLVGESRDGTILTYDDYAVVGTSNSFSVKVTASDFSAESLTFQNSSFPRSTAGPSVALFVVADRAYFNNVRIVGYQDTLYINSGRQYFKDSIIEGDVDWIFGNANAIFDHSEIKMVGNGGGYVTAASTDQLSPYGYTFLNSKLTRGTSFLKGQVANWDPAWDIDQNPAAIDSSTELGRPWRGYANVKYIHTDMDAHIAPDGWFNWGKPMN, encoded by the coding sequence ATGGTAGTAGCCTCTCCCTTTATGGGAAAAGGCGCCTCGATCAGAAGACTATTTGCTATAGTCTTAGTCTCTGTGCTGCTCTTCAGCTTGCTTCCCGCGTATAGCAGCGCTAGTGCAGCTGCAGCAGTCGATATTCCCGGACAAATCGAAGCGGAGAATTGGACCGCGATGAATGGCGTTCAAGCTGAGGCAAGCAGTGATACAGGCGGCGGTCAAGATGTTGCCTATATTGATGCTGGGGATTGGTTGGAGTATACGATTAACGTTCCTTCAACAGGTACTTATCAAGTTGATTTTCGAGTGTCCTCCAAGTATACGGATAGATCATTCCAGCTTCTTGATAGTAACAGCAGCGTATTGACGAACGTGTACGTCCCTAACACGAGAGCTTTTCAGACGTGGACGACGATTAGTTTGCCGGTCCAGCTTAATGCCGGTACACAAAATGTGCGGATTTCTACGAGCACAGGCGGATTTAATCTCAATTGGCTGGCATTTACCAGCATCGATGCAGCGACGTTCCCCAAAGCCGCGCCTGGGATCATCGAAGCTGAAGCGTGGGATGGGATGAGTGATGTAAGAACAGAGAGCACCTCAGATACGGGCGGCGGGCTGAATGTAAGCTATATTGATACCGGCGATTGGTTAACCTACATGGTTAATGTTACGAATCCGGGCACATATACGGTTGATTATCGCGTCGCTTCACCCACAGGCGGTGAAATTCAATTACAAGATCAAACAAGTACCGTGACGTCTGCGGTATATGTGCCCAATACAACCGGCTATCAGAATTGGACTACGATCAGTACAACGGCAACCTTGTCCGCCGGTATCCAATCTATCCGAATTTATGCTAAAACAGGTGGCTTCAATTTGAATTGGATCAAATTTACAGCTATAGAAGCTCCGCCTCCTACTCCTACTCCAACGTCTTCGGGAACGATTCCGGGGCAAATCGACGCTGTGAACTGGTATGAAATGAATGGGGTTCAAACGGAAACAACCACAGACAGCGGCAGCGGAACTGTTGTCGATTATATTGATGATGGCGATTGGATGGATTACAACGTCGATGTGGCCACGACTGATTTTTATTCGGTGGACCTTCGAGTCGCTTCTAAAAGTGGCGGAGGCAAAGTTCAATTTATGGATCAGCAGGGCACTGTGCTTTCGACAGTCGAAATTCCGGCAACAGGAAACTGGAGCTGGTGGACAACAGTTAACACAACCATTCACCTTGAGGCTGGTTCTCAGATTCTTAGAATCGCTGCGGTCAAGGGCGGCTTTAATTTTAACTGGATGAACTTTACCGTGAAGTCATTTACACCTGACGGGATGTATTCAATAGCCGGAAACACGACTGCCACGATTGGCTGGTCGCCGGTTGCCAAAGCTCTCTCCTATAATGTGAAACGTAGTACAGCCGTAGATGGACCGTATCAACAGCTTGAAAATGTATCGGCAAATACATTCAATGATTCCAATCTGCAAAATAACACAACGTATTATTACCAAGTAAGCGCAGTGACTTCATATGGTGAAAGCAGTTATAGCACACCTGTTGCGGTAACCCCTTTATCAGTTGCGGCTTATGTACTTCAAGGCACAGCGAGAGATAGTCAAATTTCTCTGCAGTGGGATGCCGTTGATCGTGCAGAAAGTTATGATGTGCTTCGAAGCGATAATGGGGGAGATACGTATCAATCTCTCGCTACTGGGGTATCAGCAACAACGTATACGGACGCTGGATTAACGGATGGAACGAATTATCAATATGTGATTCAAGCGAAAAGCTCCAGCGGGATCATTGGAAACTCCAACGTTATCGAAATGACACCAGTAGTACCTATTGATAGACCAGATGGTCTCACGGCAAACGAAGGGAATTCCAGTGTTACTTTGACTTGGAGTGCAGTTCCGGGAGCTGCTTCCTATACGGTAAAAAGGAGCACGCTGTCTGGCAGATCGTACGCTGTTGTTGCGGATAACGTGACTGATTTGACTTTCAAGGATGAGACGGTTACGAATGATACGACTTATTACTATGTTGTTTCGGCTAATAGTTCAAGTACAACTAGCATGAATTCCGATCAGGTTGCCGCTTATCCGTTTCATCTTAAGGATGGCGCGCCTTCTAAGCCGGAAAATGTAAAGGTTGTACCCGGCAGTAATCGGGTTGCTCTACAGTGGAGTGAAGTTGCAGGTGCAGCGACTTATTCCATTAAACGTGCGACTACATATGAAGGACCCTATGAGACAATAGCAAGCGTTTCGGAAACCAGTTTTACAGATATGGGGCTAACGAATGGAACGACCTATTTCTATTCCGTTTCTGCGGTGAATGATCAGGGAGAGGGAAACAGAAGTAATGTTCGGAGTGCTACTCCAGCGAATGTAATTATTGTAGCGAAAGATGGAACCGGAGATTTTACGACGGTTACGGACGCCATTAACTCGATCTCTGGTTCTAACACCACACGACAAGTCATTTTCATGAAGAACGGTGTTTACAAAGAGAAGCTCACCATTAACAAGCCTTTTGTTAGTCTGGTAGGTGAAAGCAGGGACGGAACCATTCTTACCTATGATGATTACGCAGTCGTAGGAACGAGCAATAGCTTTTCGGTCAAGGTAACAGCGAGTGATTTTTCAGCTGAAAGCCTAACCTTCCAAAACTCTTCTTTCCCAAGATCAACTGCCGGTCCTTCTGTTGCACTTTTTGTAGTTGCTGACCGGGCATACTTCAATAACGTACGAATTGTCGGCTATCAGGATACGTTATATATTAACTCCGGCCGGCAATATTTTAAGGATTCTATAATTGAAGGTGATGTTGACTGGATTTTTGGAAATGCTAACGCCATTTTCGATCATTCAGAAATAAAAATGGTAGGTAATGGCGGCGGTTATGTCACGGCGGCATCCACCGATCAGCTATCGCCATACGGCTACACTTTCCTTAATTCAAAATTGACAAGAGGGACTTCTTTCTTAAAGGGGCAGGTGGCGAATTGGGATCCCGCATGGGATATCGATCAAAATCCTGCGGCTATCGACAGCTCCACTGAATTAGGCAGACCTTGGAGAGGCTATGCGAACGTGAAGTACATCCATACAGACATGGACGCACACATTGCTCCCGACGGATGGTTTAACTGGGGGAAGCCAATGAATTAA
- a CDS encoding S-layer homology domain-containing protein: MMTKLKLLFALMCFTILANPVVTKANDEPDFTLQISNDSPTVNSDFKVTVLADHLSDMYAYEINLAFDSSQVSFVNYHTNHGGYDASAKLTTNGVQLTHTEIGDTSGTNGSATLATVNFKALQSGNAKISLSSVKVVSSQLDLVEHSSSQFVEAHISSPGGGNGGGGNGGGNGNGNGNGNGNGNGGGSTGSNSGGTDSATPEKITSHEVFDEGKKSFTFTVNPDALQAVLDKTNTNASGMKKVKIEVENNNHADEYVSILPTRLLSNADKKAEIEISTDVGSVTIPDNLFPGGMTDADEIELHIKKSTVDHLKVGDHEYLNRPSIELSFTSGNEIIPWSNDSAPLVVSIPYEPTSQEIQNPEHIVVWYVESNGHITPVYSGKYDKTSGAVTFTTTHFSTYAIGYQTKTFHDLASTEWARHQIEVMASKGIVNGVSDLEFQPNRAITRADFMVLLVKTLELKGSLGAAFDDVPDQAYYNEPLRIARSLGIAEGAGDNKFNPLEPITREDMMVLSARALQATNRLNLNGDHSTLAQFSDYKDISSYAAESVSSLVHAGIIHGDEQGVHPKATTTRAETVVLMYNIFNQQ, translated from the coding sequence ATGATGACCAAATTAAAGCTTTTATTTGCTCTTATGTGCTTCACGATCCTAGCAAATCCCGTAGTGACGAAAGCGAACGACGAGCCTGACTTTACACTTCAAATCTCCAATGATAGTCCTACAGTTAACTCGGATTTTAAAGTTACCGTTCTAGCTGATCATCTCTCGGATATGTACGCCTATGAGATCAATCTTGCTTTTGACAGCTCCCAAGTGAGCTTTGTTAATTATCATACCAATCATGGGGGGTACGATGCATCCGCTAAGCTAACAACGAATGGGGTTCAGTTAACGCATACAGAAATCGGCGATACATCTGGTACTAACGGCAGCGCAACACTTGCTACTGTAAACTTTAAAGCTCTTCAATCGGGAAATGCGAAAATCAGCTTATCCAGTGTAAAGGTAGTAAGTTCCCAGTTGGATTTGGTTGAACATAGCAGCTCACAGTTCGTAGAAGCCCATATTTCGAGCCCAGGTGGAGGAAATGGCGGTGGCGGCAACGGAGGCGGTAACGGTAATGGTAATGGTAATGGTAATGGTAATGGTAATGGCGGAGGTTCGACAGGTTCCAATTCTGGAGGTACGGACTCGGCAACGCCAGAAAAGATAACGTCTCATGAGGTGTTCGACGAAGGTAAGAAATCATTTACTTTTACAGTCAATCCAGATGCGTTACAAGCAGTCTTAGATAAGACCAATACCAATGCATCTGGAATGAAGAAAGTAAAGATCGAGGTTGAAAACAACAATCACGCAGATGAGTATGTCAGTATTTTGCCGACACGATTGCTTTCCAATGCGGATAAGAAGGCAGAAATAGAAATAAGTACGGATGTAGGCAGTGTGACGATTCCTGATAATCTGTTTCCTGGTGGTATGACGGATGCGGACGAGATTGAACTTCATATCAAAAAGTCAACAGTGGACCATTTGAAAGTAGGGGACCATGAATATCTCAATCGTCCTTCGATCGAGTTATCGTTCACATCTGGAAATGAGATCATTCCTTGGAGCAACGATAGCGCGCCTTTGGTTGTAAGTATCCCTTATGAGCCGACTAGTCAAGAAATTCAGAATCCTGAACATATCGTTGTGTGGTATGTGGAGAGTAACGGTCATATAACTCCGGTTTACAGTGGAAAGTACGATAAGACTAGTGGGGCAGTGACGTTTACAACTACGCATTTCAGCACCTATGCCATTGGCTACCAGACGAAAACATTCCATGATCTTGCATCGACTGAATGGGCAAGACATCAGATTGAAGTGATGGCATCCAAGGGAATTGTGAACGGGGTGTCCGATCTTGAATTCCAACCCAATCGTGCCATCACTAGAGCGGATTTCATGGTCCTGTTAGTCAAAACATTAGAGCTGAAAGGTTCGCTCGGCGCCGCCTTCGATGATGTGCCGGATCAGGCTTATTACAATGAACCCCTGCGAATAGCTAGAAGCTTGGGAATTGCCGAAGGGGCTGGCGACAATAAATTCAACCCGCTCGAGCCCATTACTAGAGAAGATATGATGGTCTTGTCTGCAAGAGCTTTACAAGCAACGAACCGCTTGAATCTAAACGGAGATCATTCTACACTCGCTCAGTTCAGCGATTACAAGGACATATCTTCGTATGCTGCTGAGAGCGTTTCCAGTTTGGTCCATGCAGGAATTATTCACGGAGATGAACAAGGTGTTCATCCGAAAGCAACAACGACCAGGGCCGAGACGGTTGTACTTATGTACAACATCTTCAATCAACAATAA